The nucleotide window GAATAACCATCTCCGTTTAAATCTCCTTGAGCATCGGAAGGATCTTTTGGATTCAAACCATATTTTTTCTCCCAAACATCTGGAATACCGTCTTTGTCTGTATCAACATACGGTTTACCTTTGTATTCTGGATATCCGCCAACTTGTGAAATATCAGTAATGATACCAAGCTTATACGAATCCATCGGTAGACGACGGTGTTCAAATTGATAGAATGTTTTTCCTTCAATTGCTTTGTTGTATTCTGGTTTTCCTGTCTGAACAACTCTCACAATTCTAGTGTCAACTTTGTCTCTTATTGGGAAAGTTGCCCCTGCATTTTTTGTAACATACGCATACGTTTCCTCAGCAGTCATAACTTTGTCAAACCAAGGCATTGGCATTGGATCATTTACTCTCATTTTAGGGAAATAAGTTGAAGCTTCTTCAAAACTCATTTGCTCTCCTTTTTTGTTTTCCATTTGCACACCACCGTCCCAGTTATCTTTAGATACTTTGGCATTACCTTCAACAACATTTCCATTTACGTAAGCTCTACCAAAAACCATATAAGACAATTTACTACGGCCTGATTCTGGTTTTAGGATTCGGTAACTGATAGGCTCGTTAAGGTTTGTTGCCGGACCTGGTTTGAAATAATTATTAATGATGTTGTATTTGGCAGTATAATCTCCACCATCGATTGAGCGGTTTACCCAGTTAAATACCACATTGTTAACAAAATTGAAAACACCATTCCAACCAATAGAAGGATTTCTACCCGTGTTTGAAGACCACATATTTCTTAAAAAAGAACAATTTTCTCCACCAAGAGTACTACCAAAAGCATGATTGTAAGTATCCAGTCCTTCGGCAAATAAACTGTTTTGAATGGTAACATTTACGGTAGGAAATTTACTTTCAGGCTTTCCGGTCCCATCGTTATACATATGTCTGTAAAAAGACATGTTTTCGTCTAATCCCCATGTAGCCGAAACGTGGTCGATAATAATATTTCCTACAGGGTTTCCGCCAATTGCATCATCGCGACGCCCAACAAATGTTTCTCCTCTACGAAAACGCATGTGACGAATAACCACATCATGTGTGTCGATCCAGATGGTTTCACCCGCAACGCAAATTCCGTCTCCAGGTGCTGTTTGCCCGGCAATAGTTACATAAGGTGCACGCACGATTAGTGGGCTTTTTAACTTGATTATCCCAGCAACATTGAAAACAATAATTCTGGCACCACCTTGTTCAAGAGCTTCACGTAAAGTTCCAGGCCCTCTGTCTTCCAGACTTGTTACTGTATATACTTTACCACCACGACCACCAAAACTGTACATTCCTCCTCCTTCGGCTCCTGGGAAAGCAGGAATTTTTGCCTGAGGTAAATCATCTGGTCTAGAGGCCCATGGAATAAATGGTTTTCCTTGTTTGGCTTGTTCTTCTATAACTAAAAGCGCTTTTTCCCAGGCTTGGTCAGAAAGTTTGTTGGCTTCTTTAATAATTGCGTCCTGTTGCGCCTGAACTTCTGGACTAATTTTTGGGTATTGAGCAAAGCACTTTGCATTCCCTAACAGCACAAGTGCTAATACAGGCAAGATGGCATTTTTCATGTTAATTTTTTGTTACAGTGATTGTTATAACTAAATCACCTGTATTTTGGTAAATACAGGTGATTTCTTTTGTGATTTAAAAAATCAAATACTATTAAAATTTATTCTTGATAGTTGAAAGTTCCAGCTCCTCCGCTAGGATCATTCCACCCAATAGTTTGAGGAATCCAGGTATTTTGATTCAAGACAGATGTCTGTAATCCTTGAATATAATAATTTGGTCTATACAAAATTTTAACTGCTTGTCCACTAACGTTATCCATAGGCGTGTCTGGGTTTGTACGAACAAAATTTGTTGTATAAAACGTAGCCAATGTTGCAAGTTCCGCTGTGAAATTCGCATCATCTGGATCCGCATATACCCCCTGACGAGCAGTTGCTAACGGGTCAGCAGAACCTGTGGTTTTTACACGGTATTCCATATGGTTACCTGTACGTTGGGTTCCATTAATTGGGGTCAAGCCCAATTTTGAACAGCTGTTTGAAGTGATAATCCCTGCAGTAGCTTCATCCGAATACAATCTCCATCTTTGAACATCCCAATAACGTTTTGCTTCATAAGCCAACTCTACACGACGCTCGTACAAACAAGCCTCAATGGCGGCATACTTATCAGCCAAGGTTCCAAGACCGTAATTATTGGCCGATGGAATTCCCACACGAGCTCTTACTTTTCCGATATACGCAATGGTATTGGAAGTTTGTCCTAGCGCCGCATAACACTCCGCAATGCTTAGCAATAACTCTGCATAACGATATTCATAAATATCAGTACCAGAGAATTGGTAGCTACTAGAGTTGGTTGCGTTGATGTCTGTAAACTTTCTAACAAAAGCAGTAGATGTTTCCTGGTTGTTATCAGCAAAATACTTCTTGTTGGCATTGTCCACCCAACGGTAAGCCCAAACTACTGGATTTAGATTTTCTTTGTAAGGCCATCTCATACCTGAGAAAGCAAAAGTTCTATAAAACCTTGGATCCCTATTTATGAAGAACGTAAAATCATTATATCCATTAGCCGTTGTAGGTCTAGTCCCATTGGCCATTGGAAACAAATCGATCATTTCTTTTGGTGCTTCCAAAGCGCTTGCGCCTCCTTGACTCGCCGGACGAATTCCTTTTTCCCAACCATTACTCATAAAGTTACCGATTGTAGCATTGGACATCATATTCACTACAATAGCTTCTTTACAAAATTTATTGTCATTGGCTGAATACATCAAAGACCAATCTTTAGCATTAGAACCATACAATCCGTATCCTGCAGAGGTCAATTCGCTCTCTGCTGCCAATCCAGCTTGCAAAGCTGCATTCCAACGCTCAGTAGACGAATCCCAGTTTTTGTTAAACAAAGGACTAGCATACGTTAAAAGTACACGCAATTTTTGTGCCAAAGCTGCCCCTTTTGTAAAACGTCCCCAAGCCGATGGCCAATTCGAAGGTAAAAGGCTGGCTGCCAAGTCCAAATCTTTTACAATTTGCGCTACTACTTCAGACGTCTTAGCTCTTGGAAGCTTGATATCTGGATTATCCCAATCTGCATCTTGCACGGTCAATACAATGGGAACCCCACCGTATACACGCATCAAATCAAAATATTGAACAGCTCTTAAATAGTATACTTGTCCTTTGATTTGATCGCGGAAGGTTTTATCCAAAACAGCCCCTTTCACATCGATGTTTTCCAAGATCTCATTACACTCTCTAATTCTGGTGTAGGGATTATTGGTGATACTTGTAGAAGGCTTGTTTCCATAATATCCATTCCCATTGTCTGAGGTAAAAAGGTTTTTGTTTGGATTGGTTAAATCCTGTACCCCTCCTAATTCCTCTGTGGATTTGGTGTACGTATCCGAATACGAACCAATCAAATACGCAGTTGGCGATTTTTGTGCAGTGAAATAATCATAATACATATTGTTAATGTATGATTCCACACGCTGGGAACTTTGAAAGAACGAATCTTCTAGGATCCCGTAAGGTTTTTTGTCCTCCAAAATATTCTCAGTACAAGCTCCACTTAGCAAGGCAAGCATTCCTATAGCGATATATGATTTCAATTTTGTTTTCATTTTTCCTTCGAATTTAATTAGAATGAAATGTTTAAGTTAATCGTCCAAGATCTAAGAGTTGGGTAGTTCTCATAAGAAGTGTCATACATATTGCGATACTTATCTGGATAAGGATTGTAAATATCCCAAAGGTTGGTACCTGTAAGCCCTAAAGACAATCCATTGACTTTAGAGTTTGCAAATATTTGTTTTGGTAAATCATACGCAATAGTCAAGTTTCTAACAAAACAACGGAACGTGTCGAGTTGCCAAAAATCAGAATTGGTTTTGATATACGATTGTTGTGCTAGGTTAGGATATTTACCCATAAGGTTGTCTGCTCCGTACATATCAGTCCAGAAACTTTCGTGTGCCCACATATTGTGTGCTGAAGCAGTTCCTTGTCCAACTACATCTACAAAACGAGCTCCTCCCCATGAGGTTGCGATTTGAGTTCTAAAAGAGAATCCTTCGTATTTAAACCCTAAATTTGTAGAAATACCCCAAACTCTAGAGCTATTGGCCAATTTCACATAATCGTTTTTGTCAATTACCTTTCCATCAGCTCCCGCCATCGTACCATCAGTTGCATTCAACTGACCGGCCACATCTTCATAAGCCAACGTTCCTTTTGGCATTTTGGTTTTATCAGTGATTCCCAAATATTCAGGTTGACCACCCACTGCGTTTGCATTTTGTGTTAAGTAGTTCCAGTAAGCATCCACATCCGCATCGGTACGTAAGATACCATCTCCTGTTGAAGTTCCTTTCCAAGTTCTGAATCCCCAAACGGGTCCAAATCCGATAGAGCTTCCCATTCTAGTGGTGGTAGTCATCACCGATGGATAATCTATGGCTTGCTCTGGATATTTTTTAACCTCGTTATTAGCATAAGAGAAGTTCATTCCAATATTATAAGAGAATTTTCCGTGGATTTTATCACTCCAAGCTAGTGAAACCTCCGTTCCCCAAGCATCTACATCCGAATAGTTTACCTCTGCAAATCCTCCTCCTACAGATACAGGTACTCCTGCTGTAGAAGACATATCAGTCAACATATCAGTTGTTTTGTCATAATAGTAATCAAAACCCAAGGTCAATCTGTTTGACAAAACATTAAGGTCAATACCCACGTTGTTTTTCAAGGTTGAATCCCATCTTAAGTCTGGATTAGGAGATACTCTTGGAGTTACACCACTACCTAGAGTTCCTCCTCCAGATCCGAAGGTATATCCTTTGTCATTGATTACGTCATAGTACTGACCCCATCTCCAATATTGTACGTTGTCCTTACCAGTTTTACCAATAGAATAACGGATTTTAAAGAAATCTACCCATGGAAGACTATTTTGGAACCACTCTTCTTTACTCATGATCCATCCTAATTGTAATGATGGGAAGAAGCCCCAGTAGTTGTCTGGTGCAAACTTGGTTGAAGCATCAGAACGAAATAAGAATTGTGCCAAGTATTTTCCATCGTAGGCATAGTTAAAACGCCCTAAGTAAGAAAGTGCTCCAGACTCTACTTTAGTAGCCGTTGAATTGGTAGTCAAGGTACCGGCAGTTCTATAATCTCCTGCGTAATCCTTTGGTGTATCTTCATACGCCAAACGTGTTCCTGTAGAGTAAGACTCAGAAGCCTCCATCCCTAACATGGCACCGATTTCATGGTTTCCAAAAGTTCTGTCGTAGTTAACAAAGCCATTGACTTGTGTACTTTTATTATCACTATTGGTGTAATATACCCTTGCACCGGTTTTGTTGGTATCAATTATATATTCTGAATCGGTTGCCTCAGAAGCCAAGTGCGAGTCTTGGCTGTTATAGTTCGTAATACGAGCCAAATCATAAGGCAAAGCGATTTGTTCAGTATAAGAAGAGAATTGGTTTCTTGAAAAGGATCCTTTTACGGACAATCCTTTTACAGCGGCAATCTTATAAGTCAAAGAGGTGTTGAT belongs to Flavobacterium gilvum and includes:
- a CDS encoding pectate lyase family protein, producing the protein MKNAILPVLALVLLGNAKCFAQYPKISPEVQAQQDAIIKEANKLSDQAWEKALLVIEEQAKQGKPFIPWASRPDDLPQAKIPAFPGAEGGGMYSFGGRGGKVYTVTSLEDRGPGTLREALEQGGARIIVFNVAGIIKLKSPLIVRAPYVTIAGQTAPGDGICVAGETIWIDTHDVVIRHMRFRRGETFVGRRDDAIGGNPVGNIIIDHVSATWGLDENMSFYRHMYNDGTGKPESKFPTVNVTIQNSLFAEGLDTYNHAFGSTLGGENCSFLRNMWSSNTGRNPSIGWNGVFNFVNNVVFNWVNRSIDGGDYTAKYNIINNYFKPGPATNLNEPISYRILKPESGRSKLSYMVFGRAYVNGNVVEGNAKVSKDNWDGGVQMENKKGEQMSFEEASTYFPKMRVNDPMPMPWFDKVMTAEETYAYVTKNAGATFPIRDKVDTRIVRVVQTGKPEYNKAIEGKTFYQFEHRRLPMDSYKLGIITDISQVGGYPEYKGKPYVDTDKDGIPDVWEKKYGLNPKDPSDAQGDLNGDGYSNIEDYINGVNPAIKVDWKDLANNKETLVRPLLDLN
- a CDS encoding RagB/SusD family nutrient uptake outer membrane protein encodes the protein MKTKLKSYIAIGMLALLSGACTENILEDKKPYGILEDSFFQSSQRVESYINNMYYDYFTAQKSPTAYLIGSYSDTYTKSTEELGGVQDLTNPNKNLFTSDNGNGYYGNKPSTSITNNPYTRIRECNEILENIDVKGAVLDKTFRDQIKGQVYYLRAVQYFDLMRVYGGVPIVLTVQDADWDNPDIKLPRAKTSEVVAQIVKDLDLAASLLPSNWPSAWGRFTKGAALAQKLRVLLTYASPLFNKNWDSSTERWNAALQAGLAAESELTSAGYGLYGSNAKDWSLMYSANDNKFCKEAIVVNMMSNATIGNFMSNGWEKGIRPASQGGASALEAPKEMIDLFPMANGTRPTTANGYNDFTFFINRDPRFYRTFAFSGMRWPYKENLNPVVWAYRWVDNANKKYFADNNQETSTAFVRKFTDINATNSSSYQFSGTDIYEYRYAELLLSIAECYAALGQTSNTIAYIGKVRARVGIPSANNYGLGTLADKYAAIEACLYERRVELAYEAKRYWDVQRWRLYSDEATAGIITSNSCSKLGLTPINGTQRTGNHMEYRVKTTGSADPLATARQGVYADPDDANFTAELATLATFYTTNFVRTNPDTPMDNVSGQAVKILYRPNYYIQGLQTSVLNQNTWIPQTIGWNDPSGGAGTFNYQE
- a CDS encoding SusC/RagA family TonB-linked outer membrane protein — translated: MKQAFIKRCSFLLFTLMSMVIYAQKSGQVTITGIVTDNTGIPVSGANVTEKSTKNSAVTDFSGHYKIKVNPGATLVYSFIGMKKMEIPVGGRSAIDVKMQDDSNQLENVVVVGYGTQKKRNLTGAIETIKTQDIQDLPSTNLSESLKGLVPGLSVTGNTTRPGSAASIQIRQTFGFSKDGSTTNPLVVIDDMVQIDPSNGQPTMDSFNRLDPSEIESITVLKDASAAIYGSRASQGAIVVKTKRGKAGKTKFSYNSQFTVNDAVSHSKVMNAYEHGIFNNRFLVNQTPTISQASLFSTSELEEMKTLDYNWLEESWKAAIQQKHSLNITGGSEDITYFAGATYLTQGANLGNQDYNKWNIRLGVNAKIAKGLDFSASISSNSGQIEKSFTKASANLNDSSFGNLTKGSGEQADYGYLLHMPQYVPWETTVGGKQYYMSPFPRTDRNLGSANTNANIAGWNYFATLNNGSKQVSDDFAYNINTSLTYKIAAVKGLSVKGSFSRNQFSSYTEQIALPYDLARITNYNSQDSHLASEATDSEYIIDTNKTGARVYYTNSDNKSTQVNGFVNYDRTFGNHEIGAMLGMEASESYSTGTRLAYEDTPKDYAGDYRTAGTLTTNSTATKVESGALSYLGRFNYAYDGKYLAQFLFRSDASTKFAPDNYWGFFPSLQLGWIMSKEEWFQNSLPWVDFFKIRYSIGKTGKDNVQYWRWGQYYDVINDKGYTFGSGGGTLGSGVTPRVSPNPDLRWDSTLKNNVGIDLNVLSNRLTLGFDYYYDKTTDMLTDMSSTAGVPVSVGGGFAEVNYSDVDAWGTEVSLAWSDKIHGKFSYNIGMNFSYANNEVKKYPEQAIDYPSVMTTTTRMGSSIGFGPVWGFRTWKGTSTGDGILRTDADVDAYWNYLTQNANAVGGQPEYLGITDKTKMPKGTLAYEDVAGQLNATDGTMAGADGKVIDKNDYVKLANSSRVWGISTNLGFKYEGFSFRTQIATSWGGARFVDVVGQGTASAHNMWAHESFWTDMYGADNLMGKYPNLAQQSYIKTNSDFWQLDTFRCFVRNLTIAYDLPKQIFANSKVNGLSLGLTGTNLWDIYNPYPDKYRNMYDTSYENYPTLRSWTINLNISF